In Phoenix dactylifera cultivar Barhee BC4 chromosome 1, palm_55x_up_171113_PBpolish2nd_filt_p, whole genome shotgun sequence, the genomic stretch GCAAATTTTTTACTTGCATGTCAGTTGAGTGTGGAGAAACTATGTCAGGGTGCCCTGTTGATGCACATGCATCAGATAACTTCCACACTCCATGGAAAACTTATTCATTAATTTCATTTTGACTTATCTAAAATAAGAGTTAACAGACTGTTAGATCAACTTGTTAAGAACATTAGCAATTACCATAAGTTTTGTTCAGGACTTACATTGCAATGAATGGTTACTGTGTTACACATAAGTAACAAATATACAAGCTACTGCTATTTGAATCTCAATACTTGATTTTATGTACTAAATTTTATGGAATTTGTTGTTCTGTCACTTGTATTTCAGTATTAAAATATGGAAAGTTATGCATCGAACtatatcttatatttttttcatatttttaatgtAAAATTGCATGggtaattaacttttgattctcttatttaaactttgattttTTGGCCCTAGGACGCACATATTCGGAACCACGAAAATGGATGCGTGGGAAGGGGCGTGTAACGATACAATTTGGATGCTGCTACAACTATGCAGTGGTATGTGTATTGCTTGCCATAACTCGCAGCATTTCCACCTTTATAGCTATGTTGGCCGATGTGATTCTTACCACAAGTTATGTACTTTGCAGGACAATTATGGGAATCCTCCAGGCATAATACAGGATGAGGAAGTAGATCCTATGCCGCCCTTATTAAAAACAATGATCAAGAGAATGGTTGCATGGCATGTCCTTCCTCCCACTTGTGTCCCTGATAGTTGCATCAtcaacatatatgataaagatgACTGCATTCCTCCTCACATAGATCATCATGACTTCCTCCGGCCTTTTTGCACTGTCTCCTTGCTATCGaagtgtaatattttatttggcaGAGAACTTAAAATAATGGGACCAGGAGAATTCTCAGGATCTACCGCAATACCTCTACCTGTTGGGTATGCTTATTATCTCCTTTGTTTATCACTATGATGCTACTTATGTTAACTGCTATTGGTAGTACACATACCTCTGGACAAGCTTAACTATAATAGGTTCTAAACAGTTTAAAATAggattttgcttttttttcatATCTTTTTTCACTTCGCAGTTCTGTGCTTGTCTTAAATGGCAATGGTGCTGATGTGGCAAAGCATTGTGTGCCAGCTGTCCCCACTGAAAGGTAGTGTCTATACTTGAAGTTTCTTCCATGCAGTTTATTCATGTGATTGAGTTATTATATCTGCAACTTACTGCCATTTCTAACCGCTTCTATCACATTACCTATTGCACAGGATTTCTATTACGTTCAGAAAGATGGATGACAGTAAGCTTCCTTACAAGTTCTCACCTGACCCGGCTCTGCAGAATCTTCATCCTCTTGCATATCCACCAATAAAATCCCCAGTGCAACAAGTAGCTAACACACTTTCTCCAAATCAGCAGCAAATTACTCCAGAAGCTCAAGTTCTGGGTAAACATATGCACTGCCACTGGAGCCATAATTCGAAGGCCCAGGAGCAAGTAGAAATTGCTGGGCTGGCTTCTAGCAGCCCCTT encodes the following:
- the LOC120112839 gene encoding RNA demethylase ALKBH9B-like, with amino-acid sequence MAEGASPPAVDNLDGKLDKVSIRRGGKGRSPASINGGYRSNSSSARSTGSSPASDWARTPGQHNRQFNNSSSRSLEEGDDGDDLAGAAEKARASGGTPLSRDQREAIRFSMVGRKKDFKHMERVDGRWINVLEGLELHTGVFSAAEQKRIVACVYDVQEKGRNRQLRRRTYSEPRKWMRGKGRVTIQFGCCYNYAVDNYGNPPGIIQDEEVDPMPPLLKTMIKRMVAWHVLPPTCVPDSCIINIYDKDDCIPPHIDHHDFLRPFCTVSLLSKCNILFGRELKIMGPGEFSGSTAIPLPVGSVLVLNGNGADVAKHCVPAVPTERISITFRKMDDSKLPYKFSPDPALQNLHPLAYPPIKSPVQQVANTLSPNQQQITPEAQVLGKHMHCHWSHNSKAQEQVEIAGLASSSPFKLGSDDFPPLGSSSANGRSNKPSRPLRQELEQQKL